One window of Trifolium pratense cultivar HEN17-A07 linkage group LG5, ARS_RC_1.1, whole genome shotgun sequence genomic DNA carries:
- the LOC123882876 gene encoding glycine-rich RNA-binding protein 3, mitochondrial-like isoform X1, with protein MKIKLFIFMFFLCALILFSVVAIEPSKGEKQFGTIEKSKTKIGVDEWTVWGGWWGSWFGNGSKGNKKGGHGSSGSGSEKNDGQGGAHGSVEQSSGTKDKGNEYNGGGEGERGEDNINGFEGDIGEGSP; from the exons ATGAAAATCAAGCTTTTTATCTTCATGTTCTTTCTATGTGCATTAATTCTTTTCTCTGTTGTGGCAATTGAGCCATCCAAAGGTGAAAAACAAT TTGGTACAATAGAAAAATCGAAAACAAAAATTGGAGTAGATGAGTGGACAGTTTGGGGAGGATGGTGGGGAAGCTGGTTTGGAAATGGCAGTAAAGGAAACAAAAAAGGTGGACATGGCTCAAGTGGATCAGGCTCGGAAAAAAATGATGGCCAAGGAGGTGCACACGGAAGTGTCGAACAAAGTAGCGGTACAAAAGACAAAGGAAATGAATACAATGGAGGAGGAGAAGGAGAAAGAGGAGAAGATAATATAAATGGTTTTGAAGGTGACATAGGAGAGGGATCTCCATGA
- the LOC123882876 gene encoding glycine-rich RNA-binding protein 3, mitochondrial-like isoform X2 yields the protein MKIKLFIFMFFLCALILFSVVAIEPSKVGTIEKSKTKIGVDEWTVWGGWWGSWFGNGSKGNKKGGHGSSGSGSEKNDGQGGAHGSVEQSSGTKDKGNEYNGGGEGERGEDNINGFEGDIGEGSP from the exons ATGAAAATCAAGCTTTTTATCTTCATGTTCTTTCTATGTGCATTAATTCTTTTCTCTGTTGTGGCAATTGAGCCATCCAAAG TTGGTACAATAGAAAAATCGAAAACAAAAATTGGAGTAGATGAGTGGACAGTTTGGGGAGGATGGTGGGGAAGCTGGTTTGGAAATGGCAGTAAAGGAAACAAAAAAGGTGGACATGGCTCAAGTGGATCAGGCTCGGAAAAAAATGATGGCCAAGGAGGTGCACACGGAAGTGTCGAACAAAGTAGCGGTACAAAAGACAAAGGAAATGAATACAATGGAGGAGGAGAAGGAGAAAGAGGAGAAGATAATATAAATGGTTTTGAAGGTGACATAGGAGAGGGATCTCCATGA
- the LOC123882875 gene encoding rRNA 2'-O-methyltransferase fibrillarin-like, with amino-acid sequence MKTKSLIFTLFLWELILFSVVSIESSKDENQFGVIEESKTKIGIDGWRDWGNWIGWGRGGNGGGGDKEGKQNGSERDKRSRYSGGGWRTWGHYKGLRGGSGSKNGGHRGNP; translated from the exons ATGAAAACCAAATCACTTATCTTCACTTTATTTCTTTGGGAACTAATTCTTTTCTCTGTTGTGTCAATTGAGTCATCCAAAGATGAGAATcaat TTGGTGTAATAGAAGAATCTAAAACCAAAATTGGGATAGATGGTTGGAGAGACTGGGGAAACTGGATAGGTTGGGGTAGAGGGGGAAATGGTGGAGGAGGAGACAAAGAAGGTAAACAAAATGGAAGTGAAAGAGACAAAAGAAGTAGATATTCTGGTGGAGGTTGGAGAACTTGGGGACACTATAAAGGTTTAAGAGGTGGCTCAGGCAGCAAAAATGGAGGACACAGGGGAAATCCATGA